A region of the Larus michahellis chromosome 4, bLarMic1.1, whole genome shotgun sequence genome:
AAAGGTTTGCTGGAATAGCTATAGTGACAAGCCCTCAACTACAAATTTCTGCAGTTTCTAGCAGGAGGAGAGTTTCTAGAATGAAATAAGTTACACAAGCACAGGGGATTCTGGGTAACTATGACAAAATCCATGTTATGTCTTTTGCTGATAACAGAAACAACacttaagaaaaagaacagaaatcataATCTCTACCAACAGTGCTACACAGACAACAAGTCTACCGCAGACCTGGCCTCCAGCTTCAGAAGAGCCCATCCACTACGTTTGGACCAGCTGAAAAGAGGTTTTCTACGAAGCTCACTGCCAAATGCAACTTGACTCTGCTGAATGATAAAAATCTCCTTCTGGGCTAATACAGTAAGAATATGCATTGCAACAACCCAGCTACAGTGCCCTGGTCCTGTAATTCTtgctttttgccttgctttcaGCTCAGAAGGTGCCTGGACCAGTCCTGAGTGATTTCGATACTTTTCCACCTTGGTTTCAGAAATCACGTACAGCAGAAGTAGCCTTGGGTCTCTCAGCCCTTCTTCTAGCGGTCACGGGCAGTGCCAACGGGGCTTTTTGAATAGCTGCAAGCCAAGGCTTTATACAGGTCGCAACTCATTCAAAATCAGTACTTACTCAAGTGGGCAATGGCTGATGAAGTCATGTAAGGAGGGTTCCTCCTGGGCATAGTCACCTCAGACACAGCAGCGTGAGGGGGAGGCAATGGAAGACAGTATGACATGGGCTGATACCACTGCTGTGGAGGACGAGATGATGGATGGGAGAATGGGGAGGGAGCCTGGCCAAAGGAGCCGGTGGGGCTGGCGATGgtgggcagcggggaggagggtGCAGCTCCTAGGTGTGGAAAGAAGGACCCATCCACGCTTTTCACCTGGGTCCCAGAGGGGCCTAAAGCAATTAGTTCTTCAGGAGGGCCATTTGGAGCTATGTCTGCCGAGGTCTCCTGGCCTGCTTTATCTGCGGGTCCCTTCACCCTGTCAGGTGGGACAGGAACCACGGGCAGGATGGTGGGACCACGTGGCTGCAGGACTTCACCCCTCTGCAGAGGCGGTGTACTTGTGGCGGGGGAAGCAGAAAACCGAGGAGAGCATGAAAGAGAAGTGCGCCTGAGAGGCTGGCGAGAGGCGAAGGGAAggtgggaaggatggggagatggTGGAGACAACGAGGTTCGCCTGATGCCTGGTGTTACAGTCCTGCTGTTtgggcaggctggaggggaggaaCCTGGGGCCGTTGGTAGCTCGGAGGCCGAGTGCCGGTGCAGGAGCTGCGGGGGCTCCTTGGCTCTCCTCAGGGATCTGGGAGAGGACTGAATGGTGGGCTCGGGGACAGCGGGTGATGAAGAGCCAGCGCTGGCATGAGGTCGTGGGGACGgcacagcagcagaggcaggagcagcccagttactgcaggggggaggaggaggaggctgagatgGGGGGGAGCACACGCTTATCTGAAGGGTGGAAactaaaagaacagaaaagacaaatgaaaagaatAAGACGGGTACGCGGCAAGGAACGAAACCAAGGCAAAGCggaacagagaaaaaggaacCGCAAAGTGAACGCAAACAGAAACTCAAACGAAGTGAAGAGGAGATGGTGCAGGCACTGGCTTGGGGGCTTCCAACCCTCAGCAGGACCGGAGGGCCGTGCGGAGCAGGACCCTGGTGGCactggcagggctgtgggttCTGGTGGCAGTGAGGCTCCTCCAAGCCCCCTGTGAATCCGAGTCAGGATCACGAGCATCACCCTTGCACCAGGGGCAGCTGCAAGGGACATGCTGAACACAGTGGTGGCCACCTCATCGCCAGGGAGGGGACAGCCAGAAGCCACTGGGAGCCACGTCCCGCTCCTTGTGGATGCCAAGGCAGGACTTTGGCTACGCTCCCTACGCAGAATAGCACACAGTAACCTCTGCTGAAGGAGAGTCCAACAACTTCTGTTGCTGACTAAGGTATATGTGTATGTCTGAGCTGGTTTCAAGTCAAAAACTAGAAAGTCATGACGGCTGAGGAAAAACATTTCACTTATGTGGCTAGATTACCTGCAAAAACTTccccaaaacaaaatcccaaacatGAGATGGCCATCTTGCCTTGCttgcttctcccttctctccaaGAGGCAAAGCCGTACTTTGTAGTTATAAGCTATTCCTGTCATCTCTCCTCTCAGCTTAGTGCAACTTAATATGCTATAGAAGATTTTTGTAAgctcattaaatatatatattttttccattaagcTCACAGAAGACTCCTCACTTCATGACCGCAAAATCCCCACCGATGAGCATCTAGAGCTATATTTTCCCCTGCGCTGCAGCTTGCTTTGTGCTGCAGAGCGATGGGGAGCGCCTGGCCTGGCACATCCAGCACGTCCACCCCTTCGTGCCTGCATCCCCTGGAAACATGGAGTCACTGTTGTGGTGGCTGTGCTACCTGCTCTCCTCCTGGGTGTGGAAGAAGCCTGGCCAGGCCCCCTTGGTACTCCTAAAATCCCCCTCGGATGTACAAGTTTTGCCAAGTGCAAAACCTGCCTAGCTTCACCTGCATCCTTGGACTGGAGCCACTGCGAAACAACACAGCCATACCCAAATCCGTGTAAGTCTCTAgctgaaaaggctttaaaatctAATCATAACTATAACCACTTTTAGCGGCCTAGCTCTTGTGTAGCACCACGCAAAACCCAACTACAGCTAGAGGGGACAAGCAGGGAGGGACTGTATCTGCTTGATTTGATACGTGCCTGTGGTAGAGGTTCTTCTTTCCAGAGATTCCTGGCGCTGTTGCTGTTGCTCCATCACTTGTCTAAAAGAGCAATGAAAAACCCTCAGTCATTACGTATTCTTCACAATTTGGAGTAAAAGCTCTATACACTGAGAAGCACTCAAGCTGTGTGTGTCGGGCAGCGTGAGCCGGTCCCTCACAGAAATGCTGTTCCCGtgagatcacagaatcagaggtaggagttggaagggacccctggagatcgcctagtccagcccccctgccagagcagggtcacccagagcaggttgcacgggaacgcgtccaggtgggttttgaatgtctccagagacggagactccaccacctctctgggcagcctgtgccagggctctgccaccctcaaagtaaagaagttccttctcatgttgaggtggaacttcctatgttcaagtttgtgcccattacctcttgtcctgtcacggggcaccactgaaaagagcctggccccatcctcctgacacccaccctttaagtataagcattgataagatttcccctcagttgtctttttttccagactgaagagacccaaatccttcaacttttcttcataagagaggtgttccagtcccctaatcatcttggtagccctttactgtcccctctccagcagttccctgtccttcttgaaccggggagcccagaactggacatggtactccagatgtggcctcaccagggcagagtagagggggaggatgacctccctcgacctccttgccacactcttcttgatgcaatGGAGGTGGGTTTGATTTCACTTGCCCTGGCCGCAGTGGTGCCACTGGGGAAGCGTAACCGGGACATTGCCCTGCGCCTGCCGGACACTGTAGGGCTTGGTTGATCCATTTAAGATTAACTCCTGAATGGGCTCTGCGGGAGGAACAGTCAgtgccccagctgcaggagagCACTAACCACGCGCGTGGTTGACCTGCAGTGGATGAGCATCGCCAGGGAAGACTAAGGGGCGTCTCGCATAAAATAACACAGTCCTGAGTCTTTTATGGCTCGGGAGCCCAGCGGACTTGTAGTTAAAATGAAAAGGTAAGGAAGCTTGATCTGCATTTCGGTACTGACTGTACAAACCCCGTTTTGTCTAGCTGCACAACCTGGCTGACAACCTGCCACCCGATGCCCCATTGCAGCCACCCCTGTGCCGGCCGGCGTGGCCACGGGCACCACGACCGCCGCGTTTCCTCCTCAAATGCGGATCACGGCAAGGCACTGCTGCTTTTTTGGCACCTTTCCCCCCAGGAGCTGCTAGCTGCCGTGCTACCCAGGCCGGGTATCCCCCAGGGAAATGCACTGCCAAGCCTTTTCCCAGGGTCCGCTTCCCAGAGATGTGCAGTTCCCAGGGTCCATCAGCAGAGGTCTTCTCTCGCACGCTTTAGCGCTTCTGAAGGAAGAGCTGTCGCTCTGACCCCGGCCACAAACCCTCCCTGGCATTTCTCTTGCTAAAAGGATTCGAGAGCTAAAAACTAGACTCTTTGCCAGGCTTTTTACTGCGCGCGTGGATATGGCCTAAGGATTTCAACAATACTAAAACACAACTCCCGATATTACCTTACTGGAGCACTTGGTAATCAGGTTTATTATCATTTTCTTCCATGATTTCTAGACCAAGTTTGCCTTGAATTTGTTCCACGTATGTTTGGGCCAGTCTTAACTgcacagatatttcttttttctgtaacaaCTTTACTTCATGGTCTGTACAATAAGACAAGCTGAATGCTAGGCAGCACTTCTATTTTTACTCCTTGTGTAATATTTAGAGAGATCTTCTTCTTACATTTTTACTTGTACTTTCCTGAGTCTGCAATTTTAAGTAATTCTATCTTCTTGCatacaaataaaagctttttttaaaaaaaaagtccagaaacaTAAAGTTACAttatgtaaggaaaaaagaatgccttaatttgcaaaacaaatttCCCATATTTCCATTCTAATTCAATAGGTGGGACAGGAACATTCATGATTATAATTATTCACTGTGGAGGGATCAATCCTAAACCGGTTATATGTTCAGGACATGCAGTCCATTGAACACTGGCAATTTCTGGAAAACCATTATAGGCAGCTGAGAAAATTATTATATGTGCAAAGGGGAAACAGTTTTGAGGAACAGCCTTAGTTGGCTGATTCAACTGGTTTCATTTAAGCAATGACACTTTAAACCAAATAAATACAAACCTTTACTTCAGTACATACCCTGGCTCTTACTTGATAGTTATGGGCTGAACACATGTGCAACAGCATCAATTGCACTGCTAAAATTTCAATTGTGAACACGTGTACTAAGAATTTCCTAAGCATACCATCCGCTTGGCATTTACTAGCAAAATTTGATGATGAAGAACAACTTGACACATATATTTTCCTCGCTAAACCTGGGGGGAATTCTAGTTTGTCTGGAAAACTAGACTTGGAAGACTCCAGCCTGACAGACCGGGAAAGATATAGGGGTAAGATGTCCCCAGGATGTCTCTAAGTCATTGGAGGTGCTGCAGAGCAGATACAGGTGTGGGATGCTCCCCAAAACAAGGGTCAGCCACTGCCATTTGAAGTCGCTGGGGTCCGTGCCAGCCCTGTCTGCCCTTGGGCAGACCGGTTTATATGTGCCCAGTGCACCCTCCCACACATGCTAAAAGGAGAAGTTCTTACACTCTTAGGAAGTCAAATTTAGTGGAACTAAATAAAGCCTGAGACTGGCACAAGGCTGCTTAAGGAGTATGTAAGGAAGAAAGTATAAGAGGGCAGAAATTACACTCCgccttaaaaatatattcttttaacATTTGCGTAAAGGTCTCTAAAAAACCTTTTAAACAGACACATTTGCAGGGTAGTTACCATAACTTCATTTCCCTGCCTGCTTGTAAGATGTTCAAAAAAAGCCAGACCCAAAATTAGGTCTGCTCTATGCTTAAAGAATTCATCAGCGTAATTAAAGCTGAAAATCCTCTAGTGCAGATGCAGTAATATCTAAGTGCATCTACTGGCATAGCTTATTCCAGTCCAGTGGAGCAAAAGAAGCTTTCCCAGAACCATGTGCCCTGTAGCGGTCAAATAATATCTACCCAAAAGGCTTTTactgtctcttaaaaaaaaaaaaaattttttttttttctgatgtagcTAAGCTGCTCACACTTTAAATGTACAGACTAGACACCTAAATTTGAGGTCTGAGTTACATATGGTCTGACAAATCAGTGATGTCCACTGGTTAAACGAAGAGCTGGATCAGGGCTCTCAGGCAGGCGGTGGGGACAGGCGGCACCCCCTAGCCGCAGGGCAAGCAGGACCCCTCCTCCTCTGACCTCTAGGATAGCCCTGCTATCCCAAAGTAAGTCTCACAAATCTTGAGTGAAGTATCATTACCCGCTGACCCATTTAATAGTCAAACGTAAATCCCTACTAAATCTCCGGCCACTCAGAGTTATTTATAAAGGCACAGGAAACTAGTTTTCCTCCACTTTTCTTACGGTTTttggagacagaaagagagaatcCCAAGTACGTACTGCAGCCTGCGTAAGGGCCTCGTCTGAAATGACCTATACATGGTTTTGTGTAGGGAACAGTGAgaagggcagccctgcagcatgAATGCAAACAGTATATTGCAAcgcttcatctctgctgctccaggAGAGCGTGATATTAAGCTACACCACTCACAGGGCCAGGGAAGCACCTGGACCCTGCAAGGGGGGACCTTGCCCACTTACAGGTTGCACCTAACATGAAGGCAGAGCCCACTGAGCCTCTGTCAAGTTGGACCAACATCCGACATCTTTGGTGCTGATGTTGCTGCCCCTGCACGTCTGGTTCCAATAAAATCCTTACAAAGCTACTTATTATCTGAACCAAACATTGGACCAAGCCCTCTGGAGGGCTACTGCGCTTGCTGATCCTCCTCTCGTTATAGAAGCGAAGGCAGACACCTCATTTAAGCAACATCAGACCCCAAATGCGGGCCAGCGAGAGGTCCTGCCGACTCCTGTACTCCAGCGCACTCCTGATGAAGCGAGGCTCACCAGCTCACACGTGTTATGGCAGAACGTTCTCTGGTGTTTCTCATACAGTAGCAGAAACACGCTTGCAGGGAGCAGGAATATGGGGAGCAAAGGTGCTTTTTTTATGTGCACAAGCCTGTACTTCATCAGGGAAGCACAAGCCTGGCTAAGCAATGCTGCTGGTGTGGACACCACCGATGCCAGACATGGACTACCAGTCAGACGAGAAGACTTTGTCCAGAATGGGACAGGTATGTCTTATACTAAGTGAAGGGAGGTGATGATACTGCTGCTACAGGGATTGCTACTGCTGCTACAGCACTCTGGGCTGAATCAGGAAAGCTGAAATGAGATGAGCCTCATAATTTGGTTATGGAGATAGGTATATAAGGACGGACACTCCTGCCCACTGTCCCT
Encoded here:
- the LOC141743142 gene encoding ena/VASP-like protein — encoded protein: MAISCLGFCFGEVFAGGLEEPHCHQNPQPCQCHQGPAPHGPPVLLRVGSPQASACTISSSLRLSFCLRSLCGSFFSVPLCLGFVPCRVPVLFFSFVFSVLLVSTLQISVCSPPSQPPPPPPCSNWAAPASAAVPSPRPHASAGSSSPAVPEPTIQSSPRSLRRAKEPPQLLHRHSASELPTAPGSSPPACPNSRTVTPGIRRTSLSPPSPHPSHLPFASRQPLRRTSLSCSPRFSASPATSTPPLQRGEVLQPRGPTILPVVPVPPDRVKGPADKAGQETSADIAPNGPPEELIALGPSGTQVKSVDGSFFPHLGAAPSSPLPTIASPTGSFGQAPSPFSHPSSRPPQQWYQPMSYCLPLPPPHAAVSEVTMPRRNPPYMTSSAIAHLSKY